TCTCTATTGCTTATCACTTTTCAAGAGAAGGTCAGTAAAGAGGACTTATGAAATTAAGGCTATAGGTATCTTTGCGTTTGCAGCAATTGGAGACTCCATCTTATCCTCTTGCATACTAGATCCTTTGCGAAAGCAATACCCCGAAACGAAAATTATTATTTTTGCTTCTAAGGCAAATGCTGGTATTTACTCGATTCTTTCTGGATATGATGAGATGGTGATCTTGCCGGTGACCAAACCACTCATGGTATTTAAGGTATTAAAAAAATACTACTTAGATATATTGATTGATACCTCGCAGTGGACAAAATTAAGCGCTATTTATAGTGTACTTATTCAAGCAAATATCAAAATTGGTTTTAAAACGAAAGGGCAATATCGTCATTTTGGGTATGACCTTGTTGTTCCTCACTCAAACAAAGTTCATGAATTGAAGAACTTTCAAGCTCTATTAAAACCTTTGGGCATCGCTTTTCAAGGATCACCATCATTGAAGATGGAACAGATCGAGACTCAAAATCTGGCGTCCATTGGCATAGAAACGAATCGACCATATATTATTTTTCATCCTTGGGCGAGCGGTACGCGATCAAACCAACGTGAGTGGCCAGTCGATTTTTGGGTGGAATTGGCAAAAAATCTAATAGCAAAAGATCATAATATTTTGATTTCTGGATCCTCACATAATCTTGCAGATAGTCAAAGACTTGCAAGAGCGATTGGTTTTGAAAACCAAACAGTGATCCTTGCGGGTAAGCTGTTGTTTTCTCAACTCGCCAAGGTAATTTTGGAGGCAAAAGTAGTCATTTCCGTAAATACTGGAATTGCTCATTTGGCTGATCATTTAAAGGTTCCAACGATTGTGCTGAATGGACCAACCAATTCGGCCCGCTGGGGCGTAGTCAATGAGCGTTCATTAAATATTGACGTCCCCCAAGAAAACGGCGGCGGATTTTTAAACCTAGGATTTGAATATTCCCATCATTGTCCATACATCATGAATCAAATTTCGGTACAGCAGGTTCAATCAAAAATTGATGAGATGCTCGGAAATTAAGCCAGGTCAATATGAATAACTAGAATTTTTCTAGTTTTACAAAACAATCGGTCTATTTTTGGATTTACCGTAGGCGGGTGAAGTGAAGTAGCGCGACCAGGAGCCTGGCATTTCTGGAATGGCATGACCGTTGTAATCGATTCCTGCCTGATTAAGTTGTAAATTCGGGTTTTCCAAGAGTGTTTTACGAATTACGCGTGTGAGCATGCCAGTAGCGGTAAAGCTTAAGATCGCATCCTTCGGATTTTCAAAGGTTTTACCCCTAAAGTAGGGGTAAAAGTTACAAATCTCATCAATCATCATCGCGGTGATGGGGTGATTTTTTGCAAACGCAAAAGACCATTGCATGGCAAGTTTTGTTGGATGTTGGATTCTCTCCATAATAAGTTCCTCAGGCATGAGGATGCAATTATTTTGCTCATAGGAAATTAAGCAATCTGAATCTGGCTTCAGAAGCATTTTTAATGGAATTGCACAGCCTTTATTGATATCAAAATAAAAGCCACCGCGTTCATGGAGTATGCAAACTCTGAAAATATCCGCTTTTGAGGGCCCAAATTGAGAATTTTGATAAATTTGAAATATTGGATGATTACCCCAAAATTCCTCCATGTACGCATCAATTTTTTGGGCATCAAATAGGTAAAAATTAAGCTCCGGATTTAATGTTCGAAAGTGAATGATATGTTTGTAAAGTGTTTTACCAAATTGGCGATTTACCCAAGTTTGGTACACATTTGGAGGAAGGTGGGCATGCTCAAATGGCTGGATTGCGATTTGATCATCCAGGAATTGATAGGGCTTTTCAAGAACGAGTTGAATTTGCCTAACTGATTTTTTTAGTTGAGGGATGAATTGATTAAACATCTCAATAAATGTGCGCGTGAATTTGCCTGATTATGAAGCGATTTTCTTTGATAAAAAAGGCTCAATAGCAGTCAAGAGAATGATTTTGAGATCGAGCAACAAAGACCAGTTTTCAATATAGTACAGATCATATTCAATCCGTTTATGGAGGTCAGTGTCGCCGCGAAGCCCATGAATCTGAGCCCACCCAGTAATTCCAGCTTTCACCAAATGTTTTTTCGCATAATTTGGGATTTGTCTTGCAAACTCATCAATAAATTCAACCCGCTCGGGTCGTGGCCCTACAATCGACATTTGCCCCAAAAGCACATTAATAAACTGAGGCAATTCATCCAAATTCATACGCCGCATCCATCTGGAGAAAGGATGTACTGTTTTGGACTCTGAATTTCCCCATCGCACACCACTTTTCTCAACATCGACTGGCATCGAGCGAAACTTCAGCATCTTAAATGGCCGACCATTTAGACCCACCCGTTCTTGCTTATAAAGTACAGGGCCAGGAGAGGTGAGCTTTACCGCTATGGCTAAAAATAAGAGTAATGGACTCAATAGAATCAAAATTAAAAAGGAAAGGATGAAGTCTTCTAAATTCTTAATGAGTAGTGCTTGACCAGAAAAGGGCGAGGCATTCACATTGAGCATATTGACACCTAAAATCTCGGTCGATCCATGATTGATCAAGCGAAATGTGAAAAGATCAGGCGCATACTTAATACTAGCGGAACTAAATCGCAATTGATCTATTAGGAGAGGAAGTTTTGCAGACTCGCTAATTGGAAGGGCGATCCAGATCTCATCTAATAATTGCCCCGATAGTGATTCTATTGAAGAGTTGTCGTCACTCTGAGAAACGGTACAGATTAATTCATATTCGGGATTGAAAGTTTGGTTGATTTGGTCAGCTAACTGGGTCGCCACTACCCCGCTACCAATGATTGCCACCTTTTTTTTATTGGCAGCAAGTCCATGAAGTTTGGAAAAAATAATATCAACTATTAGATTGCCTGAGATTAAGAAAAACCATGCCAGTGCCGACCAAAGGACCAACCAAATTCGAGATAATAGATTTCCACTTTGAGTAAAAACAATCACAAACAAAACGATTAAGAACAAAGTAAGCCAGAGCTTACTAACTCGTAGTATTTGTTGTGTTGGAGATAATGAGAATTTTTCGCTAAAAGCTTGCGATGAAATTAATAAATAAACAACACAAGCACCAAGTATGAATATTTCATATGATTCATTGGGTATGGGACTGTTCCAAAAACGAATTTGTAAAGCGATAAATCCTGTAGCGTAGATAATTCCAGTATCAACGATTCGATGAATGAATGAATTGGAGGAGACTGATCTTCGCATAAGACTTTAAGAGAGAGCGACCAAAACTAAATTTTCTAATAATTTTTAGCCAATGATCCAATTATGAAGAAATTCCATACGGATATAAAGCAAAATTGCTATTAGCAAAGTAATCCCCTGTGTAATCCGAGGGCCACGAAGATTACCAGCTAGAAAAACTAAAGGCGCTGCATAAAAATCAAATAAGCGAGTTTGGATTGCATGAATTGGTGCGAAGAACCAAGCAAGGAATATCGCTAATAAAATACTTGCAAAGGCCAACTGATCCCTGTTCTTCTCTTCTGTAGTTGAATCATTGATCAGTAAAATAAAAATTACATATCCAATAATTAGTAGATGTGCTAACGGAAAGTTGATTTGATTATCAAATAAACCTTGTCGATATTGGTCCCAATAGGGGGCAGATTCATTTTTACTAAGGGGCAATAGTTGCTCAAAAGATGGCGTCCATTCTAAATAGATAAATATAACTAGTAATGTGATTACTATGATTCCTATATATTTATATCTCGAGATTTGATTAAATAAAATGAGACCAATAGAAAAAATACCTTGTGAGTGAAAAAAATAATTACTTAGCAAAAGGGTAGATCCTAAAAATTGCTTTGAACGTACTAAAAAATAAAAAGCCATAAAAAAAACAGTTAGCGCAAGACCGGCCCGTAGAAGGGTAAAATCATAATATAAGTAACTGAGAGGTATAAATAAAGTTAGTGCCAGTAATTTATGACGGCATAGTCGATCAATAATGAGTAATTGGATAAAAGTACAAATGCCACTTAGCACTAGAATCGCACGTTCAGCTGGCATCGCTGATTTCAGTAAAGCTACAAATAGATACCAGCCCCAATCACGTGAACCTTGAATCAGCTGGATACATTCTACAATTGAGCAAATATTCTTGGAGATTTCTAAATAATGTAAGTCATCTCGGGATAGTCCAATTGGACGTATGGCGCTAAATATTACCAATATAAGAGCAAAAAACCAGTAAAGTTGGCTTTCTATTTTCGTATTAGGTTTGTGATAAAAAATCAAACTAAATATGACTAGGGCGCTAAAAAAACAAAGCCCCCCTAAAGAGTATTCTCCTATCAAGCCGATTTCAATGTATGAAGGATTACTTTGAGCTTGGGACATTTGATTTTTAAAATTAAATTTTTTGAAAGCTATTATTCAAAAATATATACTGTTAGAGTTAAAGTGCTATATGATAAACGTACAATCATAACTAATATATTTTTTTGAGGCTTAATGACTAATTTTCATCAAAATACAGAAAATCTAAACTCACAAAACCTTGATGCTGGCGCGCATGAAATTTCTTTAATCCATTTGTTGATATTTTTTAAATCTGCATACAAGACTATCGTTGGGTGCTCTCTACTTGGTATTGTAGGTTCGGCCCTTTTTCTCTTGGTGACCCCTAAGCAGTACGAGGCGAGCGCTCAAATCAAGATGGCGCAGATTGCAAATATCAACAACAATAACAATAACCTTAACCCCCTGGGCATTAATATCGAGGAGCCTCAGGCGCTCATCAGCCGGATGGCCCTTCCGACCTCCTACCCTAAGGAGACCATCGCGCTCTGTGGCTTATCTGACACAAAAAACGCCGAAGTCGCGCTTGTGAGTAAAGTGAAGCTCACTATCACCAAAGGTGTGAGCGGGAGCGTAGACCTAAAGATCCGTGATGTCTCTAAGGATACTGCCAAAGCGTGCGCAAACGCGGTCTACGAACTCATCAAGACCTCTCAGTCCGGGCTCATCTCGCCCTATATTGACGAGGCTGTGAAAAAATTGAATACTGAGCAGGAGCGCCTAAACCGCGCTACCCAAATAATCGCCAAGGCCGATAAGTCAGGCGCAGCCGTGAGCGCTGCCTACCTTGCCACCCGCGATGAAATCCGCTACTTGCTTGATCAAATCTCGAACATGCAAAACATCATCACCGGCAACGAAAGCCGCGCGGCTCATCTCACGGCCCCGATTTACCTGAAAGAAGAGCCGGTATTCCCTCAAAACCGCAATAGCCTCTTGGTCGGTCTACTGCTCGGGGGCTTTCTGGGGCTGGCTTTGTTCCTAGTGCGCAAGTGGTACATATCCAATCGCGCAGCCCTTAAACATCAAATGTTAACGTACTAGAGTTTGCGCCCCGGGGCACCTGTACTCGGGCACTGGAAAATTGGTCAATGTAGGTTATGTCTTGATCACGTTTGTTGCTGGTTTAGTCTCATTTGTGGTTTCTCTAACACTTATATTGGTTGAGGTTGTATTTGCCTATCGCTCAACGAGTTGGGATATGCCTGCGCAAGAACTATCTCAAAAGCCTAAAAGGTCCTAGGAATAAAATTCGCAGTAATCTAAAATTTCTGAAAGATATCTATGACAATTAATCAAAACAAAATCCTCATCACCGGTGGAGCTGGCTTTTTAGGCTCTCATCTGACTGAACGCTTGGTTCGGGAGGGTAATGATGTTTTGGTAGTGGATAACTTTTTTACTGGCAACAAACAGAACCTTGCGCACTTGATGGGTAATCCTAATTTGGAGATCATGCGCCATGATGTGACCTTTCCTTTGTATGTCGAGGTCAATCAGATCTATAACTTGGCGTGTCCCGCCTCTCCAGTGCATTACCAATACGATCCCGTGCAAACGACTAAAACCAGTGTGCACGGTGCGATTAATATGCTAGGTCTCGCTAAGCGGACGCGCGCCCGTATTTTGCAAGCCTCTACGAGTGAGGTATATGGTGATCCAGAGGTGCATCCTCAACCCGAGGGCTATTGGGGCAGAGTCAATCCGATTGGCATTCGGTCCTGTTATGACGAGGGTAAGCGCTGTGCTGAAACCCTATTTTTTGACTACTTTCGTCAACACCAAACCGATATCAAAGTGGTACGTATCTTCAACACCTATGGCCCAAGGATGCATCCCAATGATGGTCGGGTCGTGAGCAACTTTGTCGTGCAGGCCTTGCAAGGTAAAGACATCACGATTTATGGAGACGGTTCTCAGACCCGAAGTTTTTGCTATGTCGATGACCTAATCGACGCCATGGTCAGAATGATGAACTCAGAGAAGGGTTTTACTGGCCCCGTTAATATTGGCAACCCCGGAGAGTTCACCATGCTCGAGCTTGCCGAGATGGTTCTCAAGCTTTCTGGCAGTAAATCCAAGATTATTCATCAACCATTGCCATCGGATGATCCGAAGCAGCGTCAGCCCAATATTGATTTAGCTAAAGCCAAATTAGGGTGGGAGCCCAGGGTATCCCTTGAGGATGGCCTGAAAGAAACGATTGCTTATTTTAAAAATTTATAAAATTAGATTAAAATTTACTCATTAAGGAAATTAGAGTTTACTAATTAGTTATAATCAAAAAAAACCTTAATTTGTAATGATTATTGGCATCAATCTTTTTGAACATATCTCTAAATTGAAACCAAGCGATAATCTCTCATAAGTTCTAAGATGTTATCATCACGAGTGATTTATTGATAGGTGTTTCGAATGCCACCCCCCCCTTTTTTTTATTCGCATCCATTTTACAGACTTTACTAATGAACTAACATTTACTTAGGTATAGGTAAATCTATTAATGGGAATTATTGAGTCTAATTCGGGAGTGTTTCATGAGTAATCAGCTATGATTCATGATCCTCTATTTTATTAAAATAAATCTTGTGGAAAATTATTAGAGATTATTTTATATGATGTTTTTGGCTGAAACATGACTATCAAATAAAATATAACGCTAATATTTTTTTCGGATACAAAGAAATTATGAATAATAGCGTTCTGTTCTTTCGTGATTTTCATGAAGATAAAAGAATCAGCATGGAAAATTATGCCAATAATCTGATATCTGCAATGCATGAGAATTGCCCAGACATCAATATTTCAGAAGTTAGGCCAACCTTACACTCAATAAAATTCATACCAAAAAATATCTTTAATTTACAGATGAGAGTAGCAAGGTATTTGCTCTATCCTCTTGTGGCATTGTCTAACAAGAAAAATAAAGTTTTCCATATTTTGGATCATGGATATGCTCATCTAATTCTAGTCCTTGGAAAAAAAAGAACTGTCATTACAGTGCACGACATAATACCGTTACTTGCTGGTAGGGGAATTATTGCTGGCGTTGTAAATAAAAGAAGGAGTTGGTTGTTTGAACTAACCGCATATTTTTTTAAATATGCGAAACATATCATAGCTATAAGTGAAAGCACCAGAAATGATTTAATTAAATATTGTGGATGTGATCCTAAGAAAATTACCGTTATTTATTATGGTTTAGGAAGAGAATTTCGTGTCTTTTCAGAAGAGGAAAAAATAACTGCCAGAAAGAATTTTGGCTTTCAAAAAGATGGAAAATTTATTTTGATCACAGGCCATCAGTTTTATAAAAATCATGCAACTGCAATAAAAATTTTTGATGAACTAGCAGAAATTTTCCCAAATTTATTTTTAGTAAAAAGCGGAGAAAACACCGAGGATTGGAAGAGACATACTGAGGCAAGCAATTATAAAGATCGCATATTTAATGTCTTTTTAAAGCCTAGTGATATGCCGGCGTTGTACAATTCTGTGGATTGTTTATTATTTCCTTCATTGTACGAGGGTTTCGGTTGGCCGCCCGTAGAGGCAATGGCATGTGGAACCCCAGTTGTGTCGTCAAATACAAGTTCCTTGCCTGAGGCAGTGGGTTCATCTGGGTTGATGGCTGATCCGGACGACATATCTGCTTTTACGAAACACATTAAAAAGTTATTATTAGAAAAACCATATCATGATTCACAGATTGAAAGAGGATTACAACATTCTCAAAAATTTCATTGGGAAATCAATGCTAAAAAAACTAGAATTGTCTATCAAAAAATTTTAAAGGAAGGTCGAAATGAATAGAAAAATATTAATTACTGGGGGGGCTGGATTTATAGGAGCTAATTGCGCTAAATTTTTTTTCGAAAATGATTGGGATGTACTAATAGTAGATAACCTGTCACGAAAAGGTGGAGCTATAAACTTAGAATGGTTAAAAAATAATATTAAATTAAAGTTTTTCCAAGCTGATATTCGTGATTATGATTTGATGAAAGAAATTATAAAAACAGAGACTCCAGACGTTATTATTCACTTGGCTGCACAGGTGGCAGTAACTACCTCAGTGTTAAATCCATTCGAAGATTTCGATATTAATGCGAGAGGAACATTTAATATTCTCGAAGCTCTACGATTGACATCTCCTAATACGATTTTCATTAATGCTTCAACAAACAAAGTTTACGGAAAACTCGAAGCCCTGAATGTGATCGAACGGAATAATAGATATGAATATTGTGATTCACCTAACGGCATTGATGAGAAATTTCCATTAGAGTTTTATTCACCATATGGTTGCTCAAAAGGCTCTGCCGATCAGTACACTTTAGATTACGCCAGAATTTTTGGGATAAAGTCAACAACATTCAGACAATCTTGCATTTATGGCGAAAGACAGTTTGGGGTTGAGGATCAAGGATGGGTCGCATGGTTTGCTATTGCAGCAGCACTCGATAAAGAGATCACAATTTATGGTGATGGAATGCAGATAAGGGATGTCTTATCGGTAAAGGATTTAGCTAAAGCATATCTTGCAGCTATCGATAATATAGATAAGGCTGTTGGGCAAGCGTTTAATATTGGTGGAGGTCCTGAAAATACTCTATCACTCATTGAGCTAATAGATTTATTAGAAAAGAAGAATCAAAAAAAGATACCTTTACATTGGGACGACTGGAGACCAGGTGATCAGCAAGTTTTTGTTTGCGATGTAAATAAGGCTAAGAAGTTATTGAAATGGGTCCCTACTGTTACAGTTAAAGAGGGAGTTGGAGAATTAGTTGACTGGGTACAGAGAAACAAAACACTATTTAGCGGTTTGTAATGGTTACAAAGATTGCATACTTTGTTTCACACCCCATACAGTATCAAGCCCCACTATTATCAAAAATATCTACTGATCCATCAATTGATTTGACAGTATATTTTTCGAGTGATTGTTCGCTTCAGGGCTATGTTGATCAAGGTTTTGGAAGGATTATAAAATGGGATATGCCACTAACTAATGGATATTCATTTAAATTTCTACCTTCGATAGGAGGCAACAAAAAAATAACATTTTGGAGTCCATTTTCTCATGGAATTTATAAAATTCTACGTACTGAAAATTACGATTTTGTGTGGATACATGGATATGCCCGATTTTTAAATTTGCGCATTATTTTGATTGCAAAATTATTAGGTATAAAAGTAATGATAAGAGATGAGGCAACAGCAATCAGCGCAAAAAGGGGAAAGATTAAAAAAGCCTTAAAAAAAATATTCTTTTATTTTTTAAAAAAAAATGTAGATGGTTTTTTAGCAATTGGAACAATGAATTCTGATTACTACTACGCCCATGGGATACCAATTGAGAAAGTGTTTATGGTTCCTTACGCTGTAGATAATAATTTTTTCCAACAGAAATGGAAATTAAATGAAAAAAATATTAACTTAATTAAAAAAAATTTAGGCCTTAATCCTAACCGTAAGATTATTTTATTTTCCAGTAAGTTAATAAAAAGAAAAAGACCTTGCGACCTATTAAGTGCTTATATTGAATTAATCAATACTGAATCCGATTCAAGGCCTTACTTAATTTTTGTTGGGGATGGCGAATTAGCATCGGAATTAAAGTCTAAAGTGAAATTAAAAGGACTCGAAAACGATGTAATATTTTTTGGATTTATTAACCAGAGTCGTCTTCCTGATTTTTATTCAATTTGTGACGTCTTCGTGCTCCCTTCAGAGTTTGAGCCATGGGGATTAGTTATTAATGAAGCGATGAATTTTTGTAAACCAATTATTGCTACCAGTGATGTTGGTGCTACAAAAGATTTGATTGAACAGGGTGTGAATGGATATACTTACAAAGTTGGAGATACTGCTGCTCTAAAAAATCACTTAAAGACAATTCTATCAAATGAAGAATTAAGAGTTTACTTAGGGCAGAATGGCATAAAAAAAATTGAGAAATGGAATTATGAGAGTGATTTATTTGGACTAAAACAAGCTATAAATAAATTAAGTAAAAAAAATGCTTATTAGTGTTGTGATTCCAACATACAATGAGGAACAAGATATTGGTAAAACATTAAGCTCATTGTTGATGCAAGATTATAAAAATTTTGAAATACTGGTTGTTGATGATTCAACAGACTCCACTCGTGTAATTGTTGAAAGCTTTCAGGATTCAAGAATAAAATTTTTACATCCAGGGGGTGGTGGTAGATGCGAAGCAAGAAATTACGGAATAAAAATATCTAATGGTGAAATTATTTGCATACTAAATGCTGATGTACAGCCAAGACGTGATTTTTTCAGCAGAATAATTCATCATTATCAGATGGGTGCAGATTATGTCCTAGTGAACTCCAGGGTATCGAATCAAAATGCTCTTTTGGCTAGATTTGTTGGATCAAAAGGGGATTTTTTGTATAACATTAATACTCACCCTGACAAGATTGAATGGACAGAGGGTTTCAGTGCCAAAAGGAAAGTAATATTGAAAACCAAGCTTTTCCCAACAGGATATGTGATGCCAATTTGCGCTGGTGAAGATGGTTTTTTTGGTAAGAGCCTAAAAGAAATAGGCGCTAAAAAAGTAATTGATTTTTCAATAGCCGTTGATCATATAGCCCCTGCAAAATTATATGAATACTGGCACATTAGGAAAGGACGTGGAGTCGGATCAATTCAATGTAAGAGATTTTTAGAAAAAGATAGTTTTATTAAAATCATTAATATAGCTTTATTAAAAACTATCAAATCTCTGTTTGAAATATGCTTAGTATTCCCTATGCTAATTAGTTGCATTAATATTTCTCGATTTTCATCAAGAGGCTATAGGGACGCATTAATATTTACTTATCCATACATTATAGAAAAATGTGCATTTCATTATGGAGAGTGGATAACAATTTTCGAGATAAAAAAACGGGAAGCCAAAATAAATGCAAGAAGATGATAAGACTCCATTAGATTGGGATTTGCCAGTTGAGAGTCTTTTTGAGAGGATATTTAAAAAACCAATTCGTTCTTTAATTTATCCACTGTATCTTAATATCAGAAGCGAAATTCTCAAAAAAAAATATGGTGGATTAATACCCAATTCCCTTAAGATAAATCTTTTTATTTATGGTACTAGGGGCTTGGAGTACCAAATATTAAGAAAACTTCTAAATAGGTATTCTCCGTTGAAAAATAAATCAATTTTGATTGCTGGATGCGGAACTGGTCGCGATATTCCTAGTTGGCTAAAATATTCACCTGAAAAGCTATTTTGTATCGATTTTTATTCCTATAAAAGATCCTGGGATACAATACTTAACTACTATAAGAGCAATAATACTAAGATTCATTTTATGCAGCAGGATCTAGAGCATATGGAGAATATCCCCAGTGATAGTCTAGATATCATCGGTTCTGATGCTGTATTTGAGCATTTGGCAAATCTTTCTGCAGTTTTATCAGAATGTTACAGAATATTAAAGCCAGATGGAATATTGTATGCAAATTTTGGTCCTCTATGGAGAACTTGGTCTGGGGACCATATATCAGGATTTGATGGATTAGGATCAGGTTTTAATCATTTGCTGCTTAATGAAGAAAATTACAAGGAATACATAAAATTATTTGGAGACTATACACACAATGAGCATGATGGAAGAACATGGATCTATAGCAATATGTTTAGCTATCTTGTTGCAGAGGAATATATTGAAAAGCTGGAAGAGCAAGGCTTCCAGCAATTGCACCTCAGCTGTTCAATTGATCCCGGTACTATAAAATTCTTAAAAAAATATCCAATCAAAACACGTCTCCTACTGAGTAAATACAAAAAATCAGATCTACTTATAGCTGGTTTAACAATAATTTATAAAAAACCATCTCTTAAGGTATAAAAAAATAATGAAAATTATTTTGTCATCACTGGTGGCAGGTCATATGCATGCTCTCGCCAAATTTCTTTATAAAAAAGATTTATTAGCAAGAATGATTTCCAGTTACCCTTCATGGAAATTAAATAAACAAAAAATGCCTGTTGAATCAAAAATAATATATTCATTTCCATGGTTTGTCACGCCATACATGTTCTTGCATAGAATAAATATGCTTCCAGCTTTTTTAGAAAAAAATTTAAGCAGAGGCTCCCATTTTTTTCATGATAATTACGCAAAAAGAAATTTAATTAATGCAGATATTTTTCATGGACTAAGTTGCCATAATTTACAGGCAGGTAGGCAGGCAAAAAGGATGGGAATGAGGTACGTTTGTGATCATGGCTCATCCCACATAGTATTTCAGAAAGAAATTATCGAAGAAGAGTGCAATTTGATGGGGGTAAAAAATATTAGTGGTGGTTTAACTGATGAAAGGGTAATAGAAACTGAACAATTAGAGTATCTCGAATCGGACCATATTTTTGTGGCTTCAAGTTTTTCTAAGGACACATTTATTAAAAAAGGGTTTTCAAGTAAAAAAATATCGGTAATACCTTATGGCGTGGATTTATCTGAATTTTATCCTGCAACCAAAGAAATTGATAAAAAATTCCGAGTTATATACTTGGGTGCTTTATCAATAAGAAAAGGTATACATTATCTTGTTGAAGCTTTTAAATCTGCAAATATTAAAAATAGTGAATTAATTTTAATTGGAAAAAAATGCATAGAAACTGATAAGCTAATTTCAAATAAAAATTTTGATAAACGAATAAAACTTACCGGAATATTATCAAGAAATCAAATACTAAAATTATTGTCAATGTCAAGTGTATTTGTACTACCATCAATTGAGGATGGTTATGGATTAGTATTATTAGAAGCAATGGCA
This DNA window, taken from Polynucleobacter sp. HIN5, encodes the following:
- a CDS encoding SDR family NAD(P)-dependent oxidoreductase gives rise to the protein MNRKILITGGAGFIGANCAKFFFENDWDVLIVDNLSRKGGAINLEWLKNNIKLKFFQADIRDYDLMKEIIKTETPDVIIHLAAQVAVTTSVLNPFEDFDINARGTFNILEALRLTSPNTIFINASTNKVYGKLEALNVIERNNRYEYCDSPNGIDEKFPLEFYSPYGCSKGSADQYTLDYARIFGIKSTTFRQSCIYGERQFGVEDQGWVAWFAIAAALDKEITIYGDGMQIRDVLSVKDLAKAYLAAIDNIDKAVGQAFNIGGGPENTLSLIELIDLLEKKNQKKIPLHWDDWRPGDQQVFVCDVNKAKKLLKWVPTVTVKEGVGELVDWVQRNKTLFSGL
- a CDS encoding glycosyltransferase family 4 protein; amino-acid sequence: MVTKIAYFVSHPIQYQAPLLSKISTDPSIDLTVYFSSDCSLQGYVDQGFGRIIKWDMPLTNGYSFKFLPSIGGNKKITFWSPFSHGIYKILRTENYDFVWIHGYARFLNLRIILIAKLLGIKVMIRDEATAISAKRGKIKKALKKIFFYFLKKNVDGFLAIGTMNSDYYYAHGIPIEKVFMVPYAVDNNFFQQKWKLNEKNINLIKKNLGLNPNRKIILFSSKLIKRKRPCDLLSAYIELINTESDSRPYLIFVGDGELASELKSKVKLKGLENDVIFFGFINQSRLPDFYSICDVFVLPSEFEPWGLVINEAMNFCKPIIATSDVGATKDLIEQGVNGYTYKVGDTAALKNHLKTILSNEELRVYLGQNGIKKIEKWNYESDLFGLKQAINKLSKKNAY
- a CDS encoding glycosyltransferase family 2 protein — protein: MLISVVIPTYNEEQDIGKTLSSLLMQDYKNFEILVVDDSTDSTRVIVESFQDSRIKFLHPGGGGRCEARNYGIKISNGEIICILNADVQPRRDFFSRIIHHYQMGADYVLVNSRVSNQNALLARFVGSKGDFLYNINTHPDKIEWTEGFSAKRKVILKTKLFPTGYVMPICAGEDGFFGKSLKEIGAKKVIDFSIAVDHIAPAKLYEYWHIRKGRGVGSIQCKRFLEKDSFIKIINIALLKTIKSLFEICLVFPMLISCINISRFSSRGYRDALIFTYPYIIEKCAFHYGEWITIFEIKKREAKINARR
- a CDS encoding class I SAM-dependent methyltransferase, whose product is MQEDDKTPLDWDLPVESLFERIFKKPIRSLIYPLYLNIRSEILKKKYGGLIPNSLKINLFIYGTRGLEYQILRKLLNRYSPLKNKSILIAGCGTGRDIPSWLKYSPEKLFCIDFYSYKRSWDTILNYYKSNNTKIHFMQQDLEHMENIPSDSLDIIGSDAVFEHLANLSAVLSECYRILKPDGILYANFGPLWRTWSGDHISGFDGLGSGFNHLLLNEENYKEYIKLFGDYTHNEHDGRTWIYSNMFSYLVAEEYIEKLEEQGFQQLHLSCSIDPGTIKFLKKYPIKTRLLLSKYKKSDLLIAGLTIIYKKPSLKV
- a CDS encoding glycosyltransferase; translated protein: MKIILSSLVAGHMHALAKFLYKKDLLARMISSYPSWKLNKQKMPVESKIIYSFPWFVTPYMFLHRINMLPAFLEKNLSRGSHFFHDNYAKRNLINADIFHGLSCHNLQAGRQAKRMGMRYVCDHGSSHIVFQKEIIEEECNLMGVKNISGGLTDERVIETEQLEYLESDHIFVASSFSKDTFIKKGFSSKKISVIPYGVDLSEFYPATKEIDKKFRVIYLGALSIRKGIHYLVEAFKSANIKNSELILIGKKCIETDKLISNKNFDKRIKLTGILSRNQILKLLSMSSVFVLPSIEDGYGLVLLEAMACGLPVIATVNTGGPDCIVDGVNGFNVPIRSSISIKEKLIYLYENPEERKWMAENALASVSKANGWNEYGEKVLDVYRRILVK